Proteins encoded in a region of the Pseudomonas sp. GOM7 genome:
- the gabD gene encoding NADP-dependent succinate-semialdehyde dehydrogenase yields MQLKDAQLFRQQAYIDGQWLDADSGQTIAVNNPATGEIIGQVPKMGRAETRRAIEAAEKALPAWRALTAKERANKLRRWFELLMENQDDLGRLMTLEQGKPLAEAKGEIAYAASFIEWFAEEAKRVYGDVIPGHQPDKRLIVIKQPIGVTAAITPWNFPAAMITRKAGPALAAGCTMVIKPASQTPFSALALVELAERAGIPKGVLSVVTGSAGEVGGELTSNPVVRKLSFTGSTEIGRQLMAECAQDIKKVSLELGGNAPFIVFDDADLDAAVEGALISKYRNNGQTCVCANRIYVQDGVYEAFAEKLVAAVSKLKIGNGLEEGTTTGPLIDGKAVAKVQEHIEDAVGKGAKLALGGKPHALGGTFFEPTILLDVPKTAAVAKEETFGPLAPLFRFKDEAEVIAMANDTEFGLASYFYARDLGRVFRVAEALEYGMVGINTGLISNEVAPFGGVKASGLGREGSKYGIEDYLEIKYMCLGGI; encoded by the coding sequence ATGCAACTGAAAGACGCCCAACTGTTCCGCCAACAGGCCTACATCGATGGCCAGTGGCTGGACGCCGACAGCGGCCAGACCATCGCCGTGAACAACCCGGCGACCGGCGAGATCATCGGCCAGGTACCGAAGATGGGCCGCGCGGAAACCCGCCGCGCCATCGAGGCCGCCGAGAAGGCGCTGCCGGCCTGGCGTGCGCTGACCGCCAAGGAGCGTGCGAACAAGCTGCGTCGCTGGTTCGAGCTGCTGATGGAAAACCAGGATGACCTGGGCCGCCTGATGACTCTGGAGCAGGGCAAGCCGCTGGCCGAAGCCAAGGGCGAGATTGCCTACGCCGCCTCCTTCATCGAGTGGTTCGCCGAGGAAGCCAAGCGCGTCTACGGTGACGTGATTCCGGGTCACCAGCCGGACAAGCGCCTTATCGTGATCAAGCAGCCGATCGGCGTGACTGCCGCCATCACTCCGTGGAACTTCCCTGCCGCGATGATCACCCGCAAGGCCGGCCCAGCCCTGGCCGCCGGTTGCACCATGGTGATCAAGCCGGCTTCGCAGACGCCGTTCTCCGCCCTGGCCCTGGTCGAGCTGGCCGAGCGCGCCGGCATCCCCAAAGGTGTGCTGAGCGTGGTCACCGGCAGCGCCGGCGAAGTGGGTGGCGAGCTGACCAGCAACCCCGTCGTGCGCAAGCTGAGCTTCACCGGCTCGACCGAGATCGGTCGCCAGTTGATGGCCGAATGCGCGCAGGACATCAAGAAGGTGTCGCTGGAGCTGGGTGGCAACGCGCCGTTCATCGTCTTCGATGACGCCGACCTGGATGCCGCCGTGGAAGGCGCGCTGATTTCCAAGTATCGCAACAACGGCCAGACCTGCGTCTGCGCCAACCGCATCTACGTGCAGGACGGTGTCTACGAGGCCTTCGCCGAGAAGCTGGTCGCTGCCGTATCCAAGCTGAAGATCGGTAACGGTCTGGAAGAGGGCACCACCACCGGCCCGCTGATCGACGGCAAGGCCGTGGCCAAGGTGCAGGAGCACATCGAGGACGCCGTGGGTAAAGGCGCCAAGCTGGCCCTGGGCGGCAAGCCGCATGCCCTGGGTGGCACCTTCTTCGAGCCGACCATTCTGCTCGACGTGCCGAAAACCGCCGCCGTGGCCAAGGAAGAGACCTTCGGCCCGCTGGCGCCGCTGTTCCGCTTCAAGGACGAGGCCGAGGTGATCGCCATGGCCAACGATACCGAGTTCGGCCTGGCCTCCTACTTCTATGCCCGCGACCTGGGCCGCGTGTTCCGCGTGGCCGAGGCGCTGGAGTACGGCATGGTGGGTATCAACACCGGGCTGATCTCCAACGAAGTGGCGCCGTTTGGCGGCGTGAAGGCCTCTGGCCTGGGCCGCGAAGGTTCCAAGTACGGGATCGAGGACTATCTCGAGATCAAGTACATGTGCCTGGGCGGTATCTGA
- a CDS encoding RNA polymerase sigma factor, producing the protein MARPLRKIKLDGTLYQRRPAVEAEIHDLTAVSPSELERRASICSRTSPGFVSPEVLVHFVRNVGAGMHRERLTELLLQRVYLLLPRAENAGEATASLTKANIRDDVVDHFVDLLLSDRAAYDNRLDYYEINFNSAIAKDRKDASDRHWKRDSQSEELGTDEDGAYSALDEAIGGYDPFDPRELDEKFYRLRLDEEIDSLPELQRRIVEMWRQEIPIDSQDPSAVTISKALGKSEKTIRTHRDKAFATLRLRLERKGKL; encoded by the coding sequence GTGGCGCGTCCCCTTCGCAAGATCAAACTTGATGGAACGCTGTATCAGCGGCGTCCGGCCGTCGAAGCCGAAATTCATGATTTGACGGCCGTTAGCCCCTCCGAACTTGAGCGCAGAGCGTCCATTTGCTCTCGCACCTCCCCCGGCTTTGTCTCACCGGAGGTGTTGGTGCACTTTGTGCGGAACGTGGGAGCCGGGATGCATCGCGAAAGGCTAACTGAGCTCCTACTCCAGCGCGTTTACCTTCTCCTGCCTCGCGCCGAGAATGCAGGCGAGGCCACAGCCTCACTTACCAAGGCAAACATCCGAGATGATGTCGTCGACCATTTCGTTGATCTGCTGCTTAGCGACCGGGCAGCGTATGACAATCGCCTGGATTACTACGAGATAAACTTTAACTCGGCCATCGCCAAAGACCGTAAGGATGCGAGTGATCGTCATTGGAAGCGTGATAGCCAGAGTGAAGAGCTGGGCACGGATGAGGATGGTGCTTACAGCGCCCTGGACGAGGCGATTGGTGGCTACGACCCTTTTGACCCCCGCGAGCTCGACGAAAAATTTTACCGGCTACGGCTCGACGAAGAGATTGATAGTCTGCCTGAACTCCAAAGAAGAATCGTCGAAATGTGGCGCCAAGAGATTCCCATCGACTCGCAAGACCCCTCTGCTGTCACCATAAGCAAAGCACTAGGCAAGAGCGAGAAAACCATCCGTACACACCGCGACAAGGCCTTTGCGACTCTGCGACTGCGCCTTGAACGCAAGGGAAAACTGTGA